The following coding sequences are from one Augochlora pura isolate Apur16 chromosome 6, APUR_v2.2.1, whole genome shotgun sequence window:
- the Tmem63 gene encoding transmembrane protein 63 isoform X2, with protein MDYYNINSSEYENFQSIPSTDKCIPIPRHNTTIITDVYAGIPENLLLNFIGFVILVILFGLLRKKAWNYGRLALLSKTDERWMELFYGDNDSRDTDVLCIENSVNSQLSQVDRGFLSWIVTAFKVTDEELLKRAGPDGLLYISFERHLILLNSLMVVVALCVALPINFHGNMQGDGATFGHTTLSNLNPKSPWIWVHSLIILTYLPVGGFIMKRFLKKVRDAKHGAELAARTLLITEIPKHQCKEEDLMEYFKEDFPTLSVEDVKLAYDVRRLSALNAEKDCAEQARLYCENYAKKKEPLTMYPYPCGQLIGCCCKYKVEAHKFYMNEEIRLTALVEEEKRLSLERPLGIAFVTLGTPGAAKTMRKRLRSLPSIKWVVDYAPTPSDIVWEHLSIPRSCWYLNAVLINFFLGIVLFFLTTPAVVVSALNKLPVTGDIMNLSPVVSYFLPTVLLISVAALMPVLVARSESLVRHWTRSSLNRAVMTKTLLLLLLMVLILPSLGLTSAQAFLDWTVNSANDTERWDCLFLPDQGALFVNYVITAALLGSGLELVRFAELALYTIRLCLARSRAERIHVRKAVLWEFPLGAHYAWLILVFTMTTVYSLACPLITPFGLLYLVVKHLVDRHNLCFVYGPSIGGGQLAGAAASATGAAPILGQAALLALGLLRRGLAPLAAVQLSGLAASILGLVTGATLPSRKSKTQAVKKDLWGGQNFVAPVLRDKQLTPEEIVPPRSSSEQNTPSVIINASSTSAQESPKLYQDYGIESSA; from the exons CTCTAGCGAATATGAGAATTTCCAATCTATTCCAAGCACAGACAAGTGCATTCCAATACCGAGGCATAATACAACCATAATAACTGATGTCTATGCAGGGATACCAGAAAACTTATTGCtcaattttattggatttgtg aTACTTGTTATTTTGTTTGGTTTATTACGCAAGAAGGCATGGAATTATGGACGTCTTGCTCTACTCAGCAAGACAGATGAGAGATggatggaattattttatggGGATAACGATAGTAGAGACACAGATGTgttatgcatagaaaattctgttaattCGCAGCTTTCTCAGGTAGATAGAGGTTTCCTATCATGGATTGTTACAGCATTCAAAGTGAC CgatgaagaattattaaagcgGGCTGGTCCTGATGGCTTATTGTACATATCTTTTGAACGTCacttaattcttttaaacagTTTGATGGTTGTCGTAGCCCTATGTGTAGCATTAccaattaatttccacggtaACATGCAAGGAGACGGTGCAACATTCGGTCATACaacattatcaaatttaaatcCAAAATCTCCATGGATTTGGGTGCactcattaattattttgaccTATCTACCAGTAGGTGGTTTCATTATGAAACGTTTTCTGAAGAAG GTGCGAGATGCTAAGCACGGTGCTGAGCTCGCAGCGAGAACActattaataacagaaataccAAAACATCAGTGCAAAGAAGAAGACCTTATGGAATACTTTAA AGAAGATTTTCCTACACTGTCTGTTGAAGATGTGAAATTGGCTTATGACGTTAGACGTCTTTCAGCATTGAATGCAGAGAAAGATTGTGCTGAACAAGCACGTTTGTATTGTGAAAATTATGCAAAGAAGAAAGAACCTTTGACAATGTATCCATATCCATGTGGCCAATTAATTGGTTGTTGCTGTAAATAT aaaGTTGAGGCCCATAAGTTTTATATGAACGAAGAAATCAGATTAACCGCGTTAGTCGAAGAGGAGAAAAGACTGTCATTGGAAAGACCTTTGGGTATTGCCTTTGTAACTTTAG GTACACCTGGCGCAGCTAAAACGATGCGTAAACGCTTACGCTCTTTACCCAGCATAAAATGGGTTGTAGATTATGCACCAACACCGTCCGATATCGTTTGGGAACACTTGAGTATACCAAGATCTTGTTGGTATCTAAACGctgttttaatcaatttctttctgggcattgtattattttttcttactaCACCAGCT GTAGTAGTATCTGCGCTAAATAAATTGCCAGTTACAGGAGATATTATGAACCTAAGTCCAGtagtttcatattttcttcccACTGTACTACTAATTAGCGTTGCTGCATTAATGCCGGTATTAGTGGCAAGAAGTGAATCATTAGTTAGACACTGGACTAGGAGCAGTTTAAATCGGGCAGTAATGACGAAAACATTACTTTTGTTATTGCTAATGGTTCTCATATTACCCAGTTTGGGACTGACTAGTGCCCAGGCATTTTTAGATTGGACCGTGAATTCGGCGAATGACACGGAGAGATGGGATTGCTTATTTTTGCCAGATCAG GGCGCTCTATTTGTGAATTACGTGATCACTGCAGCCTTACTTGGAAGTGGTTTGGAATTGGTCAGATTCGCAGAATTAGCATTGTACACTATTAGGCTCTGTTTAGCTCGAAGTAGAGCAGAAAGAATACATGTTAGGAAGGCAGTGTTATGGGAATTCCCTCTGGGTGCTCACTATGCCTGGTTGATCTTAGTTTTTACCATGACTACGGTGTACAGTTTAGCCTGTCCACTAATCACTCCTTTCGGGCTATTATATCTTGTAGTTAAACATTTG GTGGATAGACATAATTTGTGCTTCGTATACGGACCAAGCATCGGCGGAGGTCAGTTAGCAGGGGCGGCGGCAAGCGCCACCGGAGCTGCTCCCATTTTAGGTCAAGCTGCGTTACTAGCTCTGGGTCTACTAAGGAGAGGCTTAGCGCCGTTGGCCGCTGTACAACTTAGCGGTCTTGCGGCAAGTATTTTGGGCCTTGTTACTGGAGCTACTTTACCATCAAGGAAGTCCAAG ACACAAGCTGTAAAAAAAGATCTGTGGGGTGGACAAAATTTCGTTGCACCCGTGTTGCGCGACAAACAGCTGACTCCGGAGGAAATTGTACCCCCCAGGTCAAGTTCAGAGCAGAACACGCCCAGTGTAATAATAAACGCCAGTAGCACTTCGGCACAAGAGAGTCCAAAGCTTTATCAAGATTATGGTATAGAATCGTCAGCATGA
- the Tmem63 gene encoding transmembrane protein 63 isoform X1, which translates to MDYYNINSSEYENFQSIPSTDKCIPIPRHNTTIITDVYAGIPENLLLNFIGFVILVILFGLLRKKAWNYGRLALLSKTDERWMELFYGDNDSRDTDVLCIENSVNSQLSQVDRGFLSWIVTAFKVTDEELLKRAGPDGLLYISFERHLILLNSLMVVVALCVALPINFHGNMQGDGATFGHTTLSNLNPKSPWIWVHSLIILTYLPVGGFIMKRFLKKVRDAKHGAELAARTLLITEIPKHQCKEEDLMEYFKEDFPTLSVEDVKLAYDVRRLSALNAEKDCAEQARLYCENYAKKKEPLTMYPYPCGQLIGCCCKYKVEAHKFYMNEEIRLTALVEEEKRLSLERPLGIAFVTLGTPGAAKTMRKRLRSLPSIKWVVDYAPTPSDIVWEHLSIPRSCWYLNAVLINFFLGIVLFFLTTPAVVVSALNKLPVTGDIMNLSPVVSYFLPTVLLISVAALMPVLVARSESLVRHWTRSSLNRAVMTKTLLLLLLMVLILPSLGLTSAQAFLDWTVNSANDTERWDCLFLPDQGALFVNYVITAALLGSGLELVRFAELALYTIRLCLARSRAERIHVRKAVLWEFPLGAHYAWLILVFTMTTVYSLACPLITPFGLLYLVVKHLVDRHNLCFVYGPSIGGGQLAGAAASATGAAPILGQAALLALGLLRRGLAPLAAVQLSGLAASILGLVTGATLPSRKSKTQAVKKDLWGGQNFVAPVLRDKQLTPEEIVPPRSSSEQNTPSVIINASSTSAQESPKLYQDYDELKHSMSIY; encoded by the exons CTCTAGCGAATATGAGAATTTCCAATCTATTCCAAGCACAGACAAGTGCATTCCAATACCGAGGCATAATACAACCATAATAACTGATGTCTATGCAGGGATACCAGAAAACTTATTGCtcaattttattggatttgtg aTACTTGTTATTTTGTTTGGTTTATTACGCAAGAAGGCATGGAATTATGGACGTCTTGCTCTACTCAGCAAGACAGATGAGAGATggatggaattattttatggGGATAACGATAGTAGAGACACAGATGTgttatgcatagaaaattctgttaattCGCAGCTTTCTCAGGTAGATAGAGGTTTCCTATCATGGATTGTTACAGCATTCAAAGTGAC CgatgaagaattattaaagcgGGCTGGTCCTGATGGCTTATTGTACATATCTTTTGAACGTCacttaattcttttaaacagTTTGATGGTTGTCGTAGCCCTATGTGTAGCATTAccaattaatttccacggtaACATGCAAGGAGACGGTGCAACATTCGGTCATACaacattatcaaatttaaatcCAAAATCTCCATGGATTTGGGTGCactcattaattattttgaccTATCTACCAGTAGGTGGTTTCATTATGAAACGTTTTCTGAAGAAG GTGCGAGATGCTAAGCACGGTGCTGAGCTCGCAGCGAGAACActattaataacagaaataccAAAACATCAGTGCAAAGAAGAAGACCTTATGGAATACTTTAA AGAAGATTTTCCTACACTGTCTGTTGAAGATGTGAAATTGGCTTATGACGTTAGACGTCTTTCAGCATTGAATGCAGAGAAAGATTGTGCTGAACAAGCACGTTTGTATTGTGAAAATTATGCAAAGAAGAAAGAACCTTTGACAATGTATCCATATCCATGTGGCCAATTAATTGGTTGTTGCTGTAAATAT aaaGTTGAGGCCCATAAGTTTTATATGAACGAAGAAATCAGATTAACCGCGTTAGTCGAAGAGGAGAAAAGACTGTCATTGGAAAGACCTTTGGGTATTGCCTTTGTAACTTTAG GTACACCTGGCGCAGCTAAAACGATGCGTAAACGCTTACGCTCTTTACCCAGCATAAAATGGGTTGTAGATTATGCACCAACACCGTCCGATATCGTTTGGGAACACTTGAGTATACCAAGATCTTGTTGGTATCTAAACGctgttttaatcaatttctttctgggcattgtattattttttcttactaCACCAGCT GTAGTAGTATCTGCGCTAAATAAATTGCCAGTTACAGGAGATATTATGAACCTAAGTCCAGtagtttcatattttcttcccACTGTACTACTAATTAGCGTTGCTGCATTAATGCCGGTATTAGTGGCAAGAAGTGAATCATTAGTTAGACACTGGACTAGGAGCAGTTTAAATCGGGCAGTAATGACGAAAACATTACTTTTGTTATTGCTAATGGTTCTCATATTACCCAGTTTGGGACTGACTAGTGCCCAGGCATTTTTAGATTGGACCGTGAATTCGGCGAATGACACGGAGAGATGGGATTGCTTATTTTTGCCAGATCAG GGCGCTCTATTTGTGAATTACGTGATCACTGCAGCCTTACTTGGAAGTGGTTTGGAATTGGTCAGATTCGCAGAATTAGCATTGTACACTATTAGGCTCTGTTTAGCTCGAAGTAGAGCAGAAAGAATACATGTTAGGAAGGCAGTGTTATGGGAATTCCCTCTGGGTGCTCACTATGCCTGGTTGATCTTAGTTTTTACCATGACTACGGTGTACAGTTTAGCCTGTCCACTAATCACTCCTTTCGGGCTATTATATCTTGTAGTTAAACATTTG GTGGATAGACATAATTTGTGCTTCGTATACGGACCAAGCATCGGCGGAGGTCAGTTAGCAGGGGCGGCGGCAAGCGCCACCGGAGCTGCTCCCATTTTAGGTCAAGCTGCGTTACTAGCTCTGGGTCTACTAAGGAGAGGCTTAGCGCCGTTGGCCGCTGTACAACTTAGCGGTCTTGCGGCAAGTATTTTGGGCCTTGTTACTGGAGCTACTTTACCATCAAGGAAGTCCAAG ACACAAGCTGTAAAAAAAGATCTGTGGGGTGGACAAAATTTCGTTGCACCCGTGTTGCGCGACAAACAGCTGACTCCGGAGGAAATTGTACCCCCCAGGTCAAGTTCAGAGCAGAACACGCCCAGTGTAATAATAAACGCCAGTAGCACTTCGGCACAAGAGAGTCCAAAGCTTTATCAAGATTATG ATGAACTGAAGCATTCCATGTCAATCTACTAA
- the Tmem63 gene encoding transmembrane protein 63 isoform X3 has translation MELFYGDNDSRDTDVLCIENSVNSQLSQVDRGFLSWIVTAFKVTDEELLKRAGPDGLLYISFERHLILLNSLMVVVALCVALPINFHGNMQGDGATFGHTTLSNLNPKSPWIWVHSLIILTYLPVGGFIMKRFLKKVRDAKHGAELAARTLLITEIPKHQCKEEDLMEYFKEDFPTLSVEDVKLAYDVRRLSALNAEKDCAEQARLYCENYAKKKEPLTMYPYPCGQLIGCCCKYKVEAHKFYMNEEIRLTALVEEEKRLSLERPLGIAFVTLGTPGAAKTMRKRLRSLPSIKWVVDYAPTPSDIVWEHLSIPRSCWYLNAVLINFFLGIVLFFLTTPAVVVSALNKLPVTGDIMNLSPVVSYFLPTVLLISVAALMPVLVARSESLVRHWTRSSLNRAVMTKTLLLLLLMVLILPSLGLTSAQAFLDWTVNSANDTERWDCLFLPDQGALFVNYVITAALLGSGLELVRFAELALYTIRLCLARSRAERIHVRKAVLWEFPLGAHYAWLILVFTMTTVYSLACPLITPFGLLYLVVKHLVDRHNLCFVYGPSIGGGQLAGAAASATGAAPILGQAALLALGLLRRGLAPLAAVQLSGLAASILGLVTGATLPSRKSKTQAVKKDLWGGQNFVAPVLRDKQLTPEEIVPPRSSSEQNTPSVIINASSTSAQESPKLYQDYDELKHSMSIY, from the exons atggaattattttatggGGATAACGATAGTAGAGACACAGATGTgttatgcatagaaaattctgttaattCGCAGCTTTCTCAGGTAGATAGAGGTTTCCTATCATGGATTGTTACAGCATTCAAAGTGAC CgatgaagaattattaaagcgGGCTGGTCCTGATGGCTTATTGTACATATCTTTTGAACGTCacttaattcttttaaacagTTTGATGGTTGTCGTAGCCCTATGTGTAGCATTAccaattaatttccacggtaACATGCAAGGAGACGGTGCAACATTCGGTCATACaacattatcaaatttaaatcCAAAATCTCCATGGATTTGGGTGCactcattaattattttgaccTATCTACCAGTAGGTGGTTTCATTATGAAACGTTTTCTGAAGAAG GTGCGAGATGCTAAGCACGGTGCTGAGCTCGCAGCGAGAACActattaataacagaaataccAAAACATCAGTGCAAAGAAGAAGACCTTATGGAATACTTTAA AGAAGATTTTCCTACACTGTCTGTTGAAGATGTGAAATTGGCTTATGACGTTAGACGTCTTTCAGCATTGAATGCAGAGAAAGATTGTGCTGAACAAGCACGTTTGTATTGTGAAAATTATGCAAAGAAGAAAGAACCTTTGACAATGTATCCATATCCATGTGGCCAATTAATTGGTTGTTGCTGTAAATAT aaaGTTGAGGCCCATAAGTTTTATATGAACGAAGAAATCAGATTAACCGCGTTAGTCGAAGAGGAGAAAAGACTGTCATTGGAAAGACCTTTGGGTATTGCCTTTGTAACTTTAG GTACACCTGGCGCAGCTAAAACGATGCGTAAACGCTTACGCTCTTTACCCAGCATAAAATGGGTTGTAGATTATGCACCAACACCGTCCGATATCGTTTGGGAACACTTGAGTATACCAAGATCTTGTTGGTATCTAAACGctgttttaatcaatttctttctgggcattgtattattttttcttactaCACCAGCT GTAGTAGTATCTGCGCTAAATAAATTGCCAGTTACAGGAGATATTATGAACCTAAGTCCAGtagtttcatattttcttcccACTGTACTACTAATTAGCGTTGCTGCATTAATGCCGGTATTAGTGGCAAGAAGTGAATCATTAGTTAGACACTGGACTAGGAGCAGTTTAAATCGGGCAGTAATGACGAAAACATTACTTTTGTTATTGCTAATGGTTCTCATATTACCCAGTTTGGGACTGACTAGTGCCCAGGCATTTTTAGATTGGACCGTGAATTCGGCGAATGACACGGAGAGATGGGATTGCTTATTTTTGCCAGATCAG GGCGCTCTATTTGTGAATTACGTGATCACTGCAGCCTTACTTGGAAGTGGTTTGGAATTGGTCAGATTCGCAGAATTAGCATTGTACACTATTAGGCTCTGTTTAGCTCGAAGTAGAGCAGAAAGAATACATGTTAGGAAGGCAGTGTTATGGGAATTCCCTCTGGGTGCTCACTATGCCTGGTTGATCTTAGTTTTTACCATGACTACGGTGTACAGTTTAGCCTGTCCACTAATCACTCCTTTCGGGCTATTATATCTTGTAGTTAAACATTTG GTGGATAGACATAATTTGTGCTTCGTATACGGACCAAGCATCGGCGGAGGTCAGTTAGCAGGGGCGGCGGCAAGCGCCACCGGAGCTGCTCCCATTTTAGGTCAAGCTGCGTTACTAGCTCTGGGTCTACTAAGGAGAGGCTTAGCGCCGTTGGCCGCTGTACAACTTAGCGGTCTTGCGGCAAGTATTTTGGGCCTTGTTACTGGAGCTACTTTACCATCAAGGAAGTCCAAG ACACAAGCTGTAAAAAAAGATCTGTGGGGTGGACAAAATTTCGTTGCACCCGTGTTGCGCGACAAACAGCTGACTCCGGAGGAAATTGTACCCCCCAGGTCAAGTTCAGAGCAGAACACGCCCAGTGTAATAATAAACGCCAGTAGCACTTCGGCACAAGAGAGTCCAAAGCTTTATCAAGATTATG ATGAACTGAAGCATTCCATGTCAATCTACTAA